The segment CGGATCGTGGATTCCGCGGGCCAGGACCGTTTCGGAACCGGCGGGGCGACGGCCGTGCCGAGATGTTCGAGCAGGGCCGGCGGTGCGTCGGCGACTCATTCACTCACCGCGAGCAGGGATCGCGCTCCGGCGAGGACCGCGCAGGACGTCAGTGCCAGGAGCGTCACGAGAGGGTGCCGTATTCCCCGCGGATCCCGCGGGTCCGGGGCCTGGGCGAGGCGTTCCAGCAGAGGCGGAAGATCGCTCCTGGGCACTTCCGGATGCAAGCCGACTACGCCGGAGTCCTGACCGAAGAGGGCGCGGTAGTACGCGACTTCCGGTTCGCGCTTCATCCGGATGTTGCCGGTGGGGGTTTCCTTGTTGCGTTGTCGGACCATCCGGTTGGCTTCCGCTGCGCTCTTCGAGATGCACGACGAATGGATCGCCTTACCGCGTCGCCACCTCCCCGAAGGGGATATGGGTGATATCTGCCGTAAACTCTCTTTTAGTTCCTCCGCGCTACCCAACGCACCGCAATGCAATCGCCAGTTGATCTCCGACAGCATGACGAGGGACACTACCTGGCGGATGCGTGTTCCCGGCCGAGTGGCACTCGCTTCGGCATCCTCCCGTGCAGGTCATCGGAGGCCATCTACCCAAGGATTGCTGGGCAGTTGACCTCAGGGTTTCGTGATAGCGTTCTTGTTCGGAGGGACAAATGCAACCTGAAAGGGAAATCGTGAACACGGAGAAGATCGCCGCTCGCCGCCTCTCGCTGGAAGAGGTGACGAAGCTCGGCGTGAAAGACAGGCTCTTCATTTCCGCTGACACGGCAGAACTCAAGCTTCCCGACTGCTATGTCCCTGCTTTTCTGACCAAGTCCGGTGAGGATTTCGAGGGCGGCTCCATCACGGCGAGAACCGTATTCCAGGAAGAGGTCTCCTGGCTTCCCGACGACGAGAATGAAGCCGGAATCTACTTGGCCGACGAGAACGGCTCCGCGACCATCGAGGTCCTCCAGTCCGCCGGTGTCGTGCTGGACCTGGCGCTCTTCGTCCCTAGTGGGGACAAGGGGGCTCTCACGGCCCTTTATGCTGCGGCCCGGCAGGCCTTCGGCGCCGACGTCGTGCAGATCTGGCGCCAGGGCCTCAAGGAGGTTCCCGACGTGAAGGTCGACATCTTCGAGGAGCAGATTCCCCGGGGGCGCAAGGGGAGCGACAGCCCCAAGCGTGACCGTCGCGCGATCGACACCTACCCCACCCGTGCGGACTTCATCGAGTTCTCCGCGGGGTGGAAGCCGGTCGTTGAGATTCACCGGCCGATTGTTGACGACACCCCGACCATCTGAGGCGGCGTTACCTCTCGGTCTCGGCCTGAGAGGACGCCGAGAACGCATGCGCCGGCCCCGGTCGACCCCTGAGCGGCCCAGGGAGCCGTCGGAAAATACTCACGAACGCTGAAGCGCCGTTCCATTCGATGACCTCGCGAGACAGCCCGCCTGACCGAGATCAAGCCTGAAGTTATTCTGCGACAGCTCTCAGGGCTTCGGTGTAGTCGAGTGAGGTCCGCTTCGTGCTCAGATGAGGCCGAGGAGCGTGAGGGGGCGGCGGGCGTCACGCGCATTGCGGCGACGGCCGGAAACGATGTTCTTCGCGCCGTTCAGTCGCAGGGCGCCGACCGCGAGGTTGCGCCAGGTCGCCATAGCGCGGGGTGCGCGTCGGGGTTACGGGTACGGGCCGGAGCAGCCGCCGAGGCTCCGCAACGTCGGGGGCGTACCTAAAGGTGCCCAGCTGACTCTGACGCGTTGGTCAGCTGAGACAGGTGTCACCGAGTATCGTGCGGGTTGCCTTAACGGAGCTTCGCGGACACCAACGTCGACAACCCGAACCGCCAGGTTCGGTTGAGCTTCCTCGGCTGACCAAGAACGCAAGGGCTCCCGCTGCGGTAGTTGGCCCCGTCGCCGTTCTGCGTCAGCCCTTGCGCTTCCCACCAGCGCCGAGCGTGTTTCGCGTCCTCGATGTTCCTCGATGTTTCACCAACCGGGTATGCGCCCACGTTCCTCAGCGTGGAGCGGGGGAGGCGCCGCGCCCCCTCGGGTCCACGACTGGCGCAGACACCACCCCTGGCATGGCCTGTGCGATGCCCGGTGCGGCTGCCAGGCTGGGCGGACAACGGTTCCCTAGACCTCTGGAGCGGAAACGTGCAATCCCCTTTGACCGCGGGGCAACTGGAGATCTGGATATCGCAGGTGCTCGAACCGAGCAGCCCGGTCTACAACGTGGGTGACTACTACGAGATCACCGGCGCCGTCGATGCGAAGCTCCTCGAAGCGGCCGCCCGCACCGCCGTGGACGAAGCAGGATCGCTCGGCGCACGGTTCCTCGTCGCCACCGACGGTACGCCCTACCAGGAACTGGGGCCCGCGGAATGGTCGTTCGAGGTCCTCGACATGAGTGAACGGCCCGACCCCGACGCGGAGGCGGTGGCCTGGATGCGTGCCGAGATGGCCCGCCCGGTCGACCTGACCTGCGGTTCTCTGCTGGCCGGTGCGCTGATCAAGGTGTCGGGGGACCGCCACTTCTGGTATCGCCGTTTCCACCACATCATCACGGACGGCCATGGAACTGCCGCCGTTGCCCGCAGGACCGCGGCCCTCTACCACTCGATGCACACCGGTTCCCCTTGCGAACCCAACCCCTTCGCGCCGGTCACGGCCGCCGTCGAGCACGACCGCGCCTACCGGGCCGGCCGGATGTATGCGGCCGACCGGGAGTTCTGGGAGAAGGTCGCGCTCGACTGGCCGGCCACCGGCCGGCTCCGGGCGGACGCTCCGCCCGCACCTGTCACCTTGCAGTACAGCCACCATCTGCCACGGCAGGTGGTCGACGCCGTCCGAGCCCAGAGCGAGCGGCTGGAGGTGTCCACCGCGCGCTTCCTGATCACCGCCGCCGCCCTCTATCTGTGGCAGGTCACCGGCGCCGACGAGGTGACCTTCGGCTGCTCCGCGACGAGCCGGCCCACCCGCCTGCTGCGCAATGTCGTCGCCCCGATGGCGAACCTCCTGCCGTTCCGGGTGCTCGTGGAGCCGGAGCGGTCGGTGACCGACACCTTCCGGCGGACGGACCGCCAGATCGGGCAGGCGCTGCGCCACCACCGGTACCGCTACGAGGAGTTCCGGCGCACGCTCGCCGCGGGCCCGGAGCAGCACAGCGTCGGACCGGTGGTCAATATCGTCAACTTCGACCGCGATCTGCGCTTCGGACCGGCCACCGGCGTGGTGCGCACCCTGGTCACCGGGCCCATCCCGGACCTCGGCCTGTACTTCGACGTGCACTCCGAGCACGCCGGCACCAGCGTGTGCGTGGAAGCGAACCCCGCCAACTACACGGCGGAGGAGGCAGCCCGGCACGCCGAGGGCCTCGGCGGGCTGGTACGCGAACTGGCCGGGGTGGATCCGGGCCTCCCCGTACGAGCCCTGGGCCGGCCCCGGTGACGTGCGGGCGGCTTCCGGCTCACTCCTGGTCCCGCGCGGCGGCGTGCAGCCGCCCCAGCACATACCCGGCCTGGAACCGGCTCTTCGCACCGACCGCCTTCATGATTTCCGAGGCGTGGCGCTGACAGCTGCGCACGGACATCCCCAGGCGCCGCGCGATCGACTTGTCCTCCAACCCCTCCGACAGCATGGCGACGATCGACTCCTGGATCTCGCCGGAGATCCGGACGGCCGCGGCCGAGTCGAAGCTGACCGGGAAGAGCGAGGCATCGCGCCACAGGCAGTCGAAGAACACCCGTATGTAGTGGACGATATGCGGCTCGCGCACCAGCAGGGCCGCCTCCGGGTCGTCCCGCAGCCCCAGCAGGGCCACGCGGTGGTCGAAGACCAGCAGCCGGCACAGGCCGTCGGTCCGCGTCCGCACCTGCGCTCCGAGGTGCATCACGCGCCGGACGTGGTCGACCGTCGGCTGGTCGTAGCGGGCGGGATGCTGGTAAAGGGTGCGCATCCGGACGCCGCGCGTGAGCATCTGCCGGTCCCGCTCATCCGCCTCCTGGAGTGCGCGGGCGGAACGGGCACCACCCGGCTGGGCGGTGAGCACCTCCTGCCGGGCGCCGATCGTCAACTCGTCGATGGTCTCCTGGACGGTCCTCAGGTCGGTGAGCAGCTCGATCGGCTCGGCGTCCGAACGACGCGCCCGCCCCGACTCGTAGGCAGGGAGCAGCGAGGCGAACGTCTCCCGGAGGCGCTCGATCTCCTCGTAGCGCTCCCGCACATGGCGCTCCAAGGGACGCAGCAACCGGTCTGCGGCGGTCCGGGGCGGCACCACGGTCAAGCGGCCGGCCTCTCCTTCGGCGCGGCAGAGTAATCGCATTTCCACGAGCTCTTTCACCGCTCGTTCCACGTCCGCGCTGTCCAGTCCCACGACGGTGAGTTCCTCGATGCTGCATACGGCGCGCTGTGCGGCGTAGCCGAATACGAGCGATGCTTCCTCGCTGAGCTCAATTCGTCCCGGTGGTTCTGACGTATTCATCATCCCTCAGCCCCATCAGAGATATCCCCCGATCGGAAGGCACGCTAGACATGCTTGATCAACAGCCAGTCAACATGGAGCAGACGGGCGCCTCCCCGTGCCGGTGAAGACCGGGCACCTGGCGGCACGCACTGCGGGCGGCGGACTGTTACGCCGCCACCGGGATTTCCGGCAGCTGTGGTTCGGGGAGACCGCGGGCAAGTTCGGCGTGTCCGTCACGGGTGTACTGCTGCCGCTGGCCGCCGTCTCCGTGCTGCATGCCGGAACCTTCGCGGTGAGCCTGCTCAACGTCGCGACGTGGCTGCCCTGGCTCGTCATCGGGCTGCCCGCCGGAGTCTGGGTGGACCGGCTGCGCCGCCGCACGGTCATGCTGGTCTGCGACGCCGTCTCGTGCGCCCTGTTCCTGAGCGTGCCGGTTGCCGCATGGTGCGGTGTACTCGGCATCGGTCAGCTGCTGCTGGTCGCCCTGCTGGTGGGCTCGGCGGCCGTCTTCTTCCAGACCGCGTACACCGCCTACCTCCCCACCCTGCTCAGCTCCCCGGACCAGGCCGAGGGCAACGCGAAGCTGCACGGAAGCGCCGCCGCGGCGCAGATCGCCGGTGTGGGATCCGGAGGTCTGATTGCACAGGCCGCCGGTGCGGTCGACGGCATGCTGACCAACGCGGCGACCTTCCTCGTCTCCTTCCTGTGCATAGGCCGCATCCGCCACCGCGAGCCGCCGGCAGCGGGCTCCCGGTCGGGGCGCCGCCCGCCGCTGCTCGGGGACTTACGGGAGGGGGTGCGGCTGGTCGCCCGTGATCCGTACCTGCGCAGCCTCACGCTCTTCGGAGGCGCCTCGAATCTCGCCCTGGGAGGCTGCCAGGCCCTGCTCGTCGTCTTCCTGGCGCGGGACATCGGCCTGTCCTCCGGCGCGGTGGGGGCGCTGGTGGGCCTCGGCGGCGCAGGGGGAGTCCTGGGCGCGTTGCTGGTGCGCCGGGGCGCGGCCCGGCTCGGTACCGCTCGGGCCCTGCTGCTGTTCGAGCTGGGCGTGCCCGCACTCGCCCCGCTGATGGCGCTCACCCGAGACGGCGCCGGACTGGCGTTCTTCGTCGTCGGCTACGGCGCTGCCGCGCTCGGCGTGGTGGCGGGAAACATCATCAAGGCAGGCTTCATCCAAGGGTATTGCCCCTCCGGTGTGCTCGGCAGGGTGACTGCCTGCTCGGCGTTCGTCAACTACGGAACTCTGCCGCTGGGCGCGCTCCTCGCGGGTGGCCTCGGCACGCTGTGGGGGGTGCGGCCGACGATGTGGCTGCTGACCGCAGCCATGCCGCTGGCGGCGTTGATCCTGTGGTGGTCCCCGATCCGCGCCCGTCGCGACCTGCCCGCGCGCGAGGCCGACCCGAGCTGAGCGGATGACGGCCGGGCCCCTTGTCCGCGCCCGTCCGCGCCCGCCCGGACCCCTCCGCGCCGTACTGACGGGCGTCGGGCGCTCCGGCCCCGCAACCACGGGTGCCCCTTTTGTCCCCTCTCCTTTATGCGACAGGCATGAACACCATCCCCGAATGCTCTTGGTGCACGTCTTTCCCGATGACAACGTGAAACGCGTCGGCACGGCCGGAAAGAGCGACTGGCACCCGCGGCCGGAGCAATTCTGCAGCGCATTTCGGCAGAACGTCCTGCGCGCGGTACGCGGGACGGGCCGAGCCGAGTGCGGTGCCGATTCGACGTACCGCGCCGATTCCTCCCGCGGAACCGTCCGCACCTTCCCCATGACGTGAAAGGAATTCCATGTCCCCGCTCCCCGGCCCCGCGCAGAACATGCGCCACCCGTCCGAGATCCGGAACGACACCGGATGGGGGTGACCTCCCCCGAGCAGCGTCCGAGGACATCCGTCAGCAACGACATGAGAGGCAGCGCACAACCATGAGCTCTTCCCGGTCCGCCACCGCGGGACCCCCCGCCTGGACCCTCGAACCCGGTAAGCCGGCGATGGCACACGTCCCCCGCTTCACCGACGCCGCCGAAGCAGTTGAGTGGCTCGGATCGGTCCACGCGGAGCTGCGCACCGCCCTGCACCGGCACGGTGCGGTGTACCTGCGGGGCCTCCCGGTCCGCGACGTCGAGGACTTCGCGAAGGTACGCGATGTCCTGGTGCCCCGCCGCACTCCCTACCGTGAGAAGGCCACCCCCCGCAGCAGCTACGGGAACGACGTCTACTCCTCCACCGACCTCCCGCCCAACCAGCCGATCCGTATGCACAACGAGAACAGCTACACACTGACCTACCCCGGTCTGCTGCTCTTCTCCTGCCTGACGGCACCGGAGGAGGGCGGCGCGACACCGGTCGCCGACTGCCGCGAAGTGCTCCGCCGGATACCTTCCGCGCTCGTGCAGCGGATGCGCTCGGCCGGCTGGTTGCTGACCCGCAACTACTCCGAGCACATCTCTCTGGACTGGCGCACCGCATTCGCCGCCGACACCCGGGAGCAGACCGAGAAGTACTGCGCGGACAACCTCATCTCCTGTGAATGGGACGCCTCGGGCGTACTGCGTACCCGGCAACTGCGGCCCGGGATCATCCGGCATCCGCAGACGGGGGAGGAGGTCTGGTTCAACCACATGGCTTTCTGGAACTCCTGGTCGCTGGACGAGGAGATCCGGGAGGCGCTGCTGGACGAATTCGGGCCGGACGGCCTGCCCTTCGAGACCGGCCTCGGCGACGGCGTGCCGCTGACGCGCGACGAACTCGACGCCATCAACGCCGCATACGAGGGTGCGACGGTGCGCGAGGCCTGGCAGCCGGGCGATGTGCTGCTCGTCGACAACGTGCTGGCCACCCATGGCCGCGACCCCTTCCGCGGCGACCGCCGCATCGTCGTCGCGATGGGCGAACCCATCGCCCTCGCGGACTGCCGGCCCACCGTGCCGCCCGCCCCGGGAGAGGAGCGGGCAGCATGACCGACCTCCTCGACAATCGCCCTCACAGCGCACCGGACCACGCCGTCGATCTGCTGACCCGTTTCCAGCAGGCCGTCTCGGCGACCCCGGACCGCATCGCGGTCAGCCACCGTGGTGCGCTCACCTTCGCCGAACTCGACCGGCACACCGCCCATTTGGCGGGAGTGCTGGCCGGCCACGGCGCCGCACCCGGCCGGCGGATCGGGATCAGCCTGCCCCGGGGCACCGACCTCGTCGTCGCGCTGCTCGCCGTCTGGCGGACCGGCGCCGCCTACGTACCGCTCGACCCCGCCTATCCGCAGGAACGCCTGCATGCGATGGTGCGTGACGCGGGCATCGACGTGGTGCTGACCGGGGGAAGCGACGGCCCGGTGTGGCCGGAAGGTGTCCGCACCCTTCCGGTCGCACCCCCTCCGGAGGCCCCGGCCCCGGAGCACACTCCGGCTCCGCCCGTACCGGTCTCCGCTCGGACCCCGGCGTACGTCATCTACACCTCCGGCTCGACGGGCGTACCGAAGGGCGTCGAAACCACCCGGGGCGCGGTGGCGGCACTGGTCACCGGGCTGGAGGAGGCGGGCTTCTACGACCCTGGGCACCGGGTCGTCGCATGGAACGCCAGCGTTTCCTTCGACGCCTCGGTCCAGCAATGGGCACGGGTGTGCCGGGGCGACACCGTGGTCGTCCTGGGGGAGGCGGAGCGCACCGATCCGGCCCTGCTGGGGGCAGTCCTGGACGAGCACGGGGTGCACGACCTCGACCTGACCCCCTCGCACTGGCCGCTGCTCCGCGACGACCTGCTCGTACGCGCCGCCGAGGGGCGACGGCTCCGGCTGTTCATGGGCGGCGAGGCGGTACCGGAGGGCACCTGGCGGGAGCTGGCGGCCGCACACGACGCCCGGCGCCTCGAAGCGGTCAACCTCTACGGCCCCACCGAGTGCACGGTGGACGCCACCGCTGCCTGGATCGAGGACTTCGCTCCGCACATCGGACGTCCCCTGCCGGGAGTCCGCTGCCACGTCCTCGACGCCGCGCTGCGGCCGGTGCCGTTCGGCGAGGAGGGCGAGCTCTACCTCGCCGGTCGGCAGCTGGCCGTCGGCTATGTGAACCGGCCCGCGCTCACCGCCACGCGGTTCGTCGCCGACCCGTTCGCCGCCGACGGCACGCGGATGTACCGCACCGGAGACCTGGTGCGCCGGCGCCCCGACAACTCCCTGGAATACCGGGGACGCAGCGACCGTCAGGTCAAACTCCGCGGTCACCGTGTGGAGTTGGGCGATATCGAGGCCGCGCTGACCACCCATCCGGGTGTGGCGGCCGCCGTGGTCACCCTGCACAGCGGCACCGCCGTCGGCGAACAGCTCGCCGCGTACTACGTGGCGGCGACAGGTGCCGCGGGCGACGCGTCTGCCACCGGCACCCCCACTCCCGACACGCTGCGCGCCCATCTGGCCGCCGCTCTGCCGCAGTTCATGCGCCCGACCGCATACCTCCCACTCGACGCGATGCCGCTGACCGTGAACGGCAAGGTCGACCTCACCGCCCTGCCCGCGCCCGAACCGGCCACGGCGGACCTGGACAACGCTCCGGAGAGCGAGGCCGAGACGCTGATAGCGGCCGTATGGTCCGAAGTACTCGGCCGTGAGCACATCAGGGCCGATGACGACTTCTTCGCCATGGGCGGCCATTCGCTGATCGCCCTGCGTGTCGTGGCCCGGCTGAAGAAGCAGCTGGGGGTCGTGATGTCGGCCCGTGAGGTCTACCAGCATCCACGGCTCAGGGACCTGGCGCGGCACGTCGAGAGCCTGCGCGCCGACCGCTGACGGGCCGACATCCGCCTCCCGCGATCACCGCGCACCTTCTGCATCACCGTCACTGCGCCGCCCGCGCGGATACCGCGATCCGTCACCGCAGAGACGCAGCAGAGACGCCGAAGAGACAAAAGACCCCCACACAGACAGGGAGAGGGCCACGATGCCCGGACCTCAGGACACCACCGTCATCCCGATCAAACCACCGGACCGTCACACCGTGCGCACGCTCCTCTGCCTGGGCTTCTGCGGCGGCGGCACCGGGCCGTATCACTCCTGGAGCGACAGCCTGCCCGCCGAGGTGGCCCTCTCCGCCATCTGCTACCCCGGCCGGGAGGGGCGCTTCCTGGAGCCGTACGCGGCCGACTGGGAGGAACTCGCCGCGGACGCCACCACCGCTGTGCTCTCCGCAGCCGACGGGCCATACGTCCTGTTCGGGCACAGCATGGGCGGATGGATGGCCTTCGACGTCGCGGCCCGGATCGAGGCCGCGGCCGGCCCGGCCCCGGAGGCACTGGTCGTCTCCTCGTGCAACGCGCCGGACCGCGGTCTGACTCCACGGGACATGTTCCCCGCGCGCCAGGACACCGACGCCGAGCTGCTGGACTGGATGCGCACCAACGGCCTGATGCCCGAACACGTCCTGGCGGACCCGGGACTCCAGGAGATGGCCGTGGAGCTCATGCGTGCGGACATCCGGGTCCGTGACACCTTTCGCTGCCGGCCGGGGACCACGGTGGGCGTCCCCGTCCAGATGCTCTCCGCGACGGACGACGATGTCATCGAGCCGGACGCCGGAAACCAGTGGCGCCGGGTCGCCCGCGGTGCGTACCGCCACGATGTGCTGCCCGGCGGGCACTTCTACACCCCGGAGATCTGGCGGCAGCTGCCGGCCCACATCGCACCGCTCACCACACCGGCATCCCACGCCGCGGTCTGAGCCCGCCGAACGGGAACGCTCCGCCCCACACCGCTCCCAGCCACCTGAAAGGACACCCCCCGTGACGCATACGCACCCCTTCGAAGACGTCGACGGCACCTATCTCGTCCTGGTCAACCAGCACAACCAGCACTCCCTCTGGCCGTCGCACCTGGCACCTCCGCAGGGCTGGACGGTGACCCGGGGCGCCGACGGATATCAGGCCTGCCTCGACCACATCGAGGAGCACTGGCGCGACCTGTCGCCGCAGCCCGCCACCGGCAACTGACCCATCTCCGTCTCCAAGGGAGGAGCACCATGACGCAAGCGCAGAGTCCCGCGGTCGCGGAGCAGGCCGATGCCACAGCCCCGTCCGGGGACGGCCCCGGCCGTGCCGGCAGGGGGCGTGGTCCGCGATCAGTGCGGGAGGAGGTGTTGTGCCGGCTGTTCGCCCAGGTGCTGGGTGTGCCGACGGTCGGGGTGGCGGACAACTTCTTCGCCCTGGGCGGGCATTCGCTGAGGGCAGCCCAGCTCCTGAGCCGGATCCGTTCGGTGCTGGGCGTGGAGCTGGGCGTCCGCGAACTGTTCGGTTCGCCGACCGTGGCGGGGCTGGCGGATCTGCTGGCCGACGGTGCCGCGGCCCGGCCGGCGGTGACGGCGCGGGCGCGGCCCGCGGTGGTGCCGTTGTCGTTCGCGCAGCAGCGGCTGTGGTTCCTGGATCGTCTGGAGCAGAGTCCGACCTATAACGCGCCGTTCGCCTTCCGGGTGCGGGGCCCGGTGGATGTGGACGCCCTCCAGTACGCCGTGAACGATGTGGTCGGGCGTCATGAGGCGCTGCGCACGGTCTTCCCGGTCCGCGACGACGAGCCCTTCCAGGACATCCTGGCACCCGAGCACGCGACGGTGAAGGTGGCGGTGGTGCCGTGTGCCGCCGAGGAGCTGAGCTCCCTCTTTCATGACGCGGCGTTCGCCCCCTTCGACCTGGCGGTCGAACTTCCCTTGCGTGTCTCGCTGTTCACCGCCGCTCCCGATGAGCACCTGCTTCTGCTGACGTTGCATCACATCGCCAGCGACGGCTGGTCGGAAGCTCCGCTGCTGCGCGATCTGTCCACGGCTTATCGCGCCCGCCTCACCGGCAGTGTTCCTGTGTGGGAGGCGCTGGCGGTCCAGTATGCGGATTACACGTTGTGGCAGCGTGAGCTTCTGGCGGAGGTGGGTGGGCAGCAGGCGGACTTCTGGGTGGGGGCACTGGAGGGTCTTCCGCAGGAGCTGGCGCTGCCCACCGACCGGCCGCGTCCGTCGCGGCCCACCCATTCCGGTGGTCTCGTTCATTTCCGGCTGCCTGCCGACTTGCATGGGCGTCTTGAGTCGTTGGCGCGTGAGCAGGGTGCGACGTTGTTCATGGTGCTTCAGGCGGGGTTGGCGGCGTTGCTGACGAGGTTGGGGGCCGGTACGGACATCGCGTTGGGTACCGCGACGGCGGGACGGACCGATCAGGCGTTGGACGATATCGTCGGGTTCTTCGTCAATACGCTGGTGTTGCGGACGGACACCTCGGGCGATCCGTCGTTCGGTGAGTTGCTCGCCCGGACACGGGAGGGGGATCTGGCGGCGTTCGCCCACCAGGATCTGCCCTTCGAGCAGCTGGTGGAGAGGCTGAACCCGGACCGGAGCACTGCCCGTCATCCGCTCTTTCAGACCATGCTTGTCCTTCAGAACAACGCCGAAGGCACCCTCGATCTCCCCGGTACCACCCTCACACCCCAACCCCTGGACACCGCACCCTCCAAATTCGACCTCGGCTGGAGCTTCACGGAGGAGCGGGACGCCGACGAACGCCCCCTGGGCATGTCCGGCATCCTCCAGTTCGCCACCGATCTGTTCGACCGCACCACCGCGGACACCATGGCCGGCCTCCTCGTCCGCGCTCTCGACGCCGCCGCGGACGCACCGGACACCGCCATCGGTTCGCTGGCAATCTTCGCGTCGCGGGCAGAGGAGCGGGCATTCCTGGACCGGACGGACGAGCATCGGCTCCCCGCCCGTCAGGCGTCCGGCCCTGGCGGTGCCGCAGGTGCCGGTCCGGCATCCGGGGACGGCCCCGGCCGTGCCGGGAGGGGCGAGCGTGGTCCGCGGTCTGCGCGGGAGGAGGTGTTGTGTCAGCTGTTCGCCCAGGTGTTGGGTGTGCCGACGGTCGGGGTGGCGGACAATTTCTTCGCCCTGGGCGGCCACTCGCTGCTGGCCACTCGACTGCTGAGCCGGATCCGTTCGGTGCTGGGCGTGGAGCTGGGTGTCAGGGAGTTCTTCGGCTCCCCGACGGCCGCGGGGCTGGCGGATCTGCTGGCCGACGGTGCCGTGGCCCGGCCGGCGGTGACGGCGCGGGCGCGGCCTGCGGTGGTGCCGTTGTCGTTCGCGCAGCAGCGGCTGTGGTTCCTGGATCGTCTGGAGCAGAGTCCGACCTATAACGCGCCGTTCGCCTTCCGGGTGCGGGGCCCGGTGGATGTGGACGCACTCCAGTACGCCGTGAACGATGTCGTCGGGCGCCATGAGGCACTGCGCACGGTCTTCCCCGCCCACGAGGGCGAGCCGCACCAGCAGGTGCTCGCCCCCGACGAGGCCGCCGTCGAGGTCACCGTGGTGCCGTGCCCCGCCGACGAGATCTCCGCCCGCTTCCACGCCGCGGCTTTCACACCCTTCGACCTCGCCGGGGAACTGCCCCTGCGGGTCACGTTGTTCACCGTCGGCCCCGAAGAGCATCTGCTTCTGCTGACGTTGCATCACATCGCCAGTGACGGTTGGTCGGAAGCTCCGCTGCTGCGCGATCTGTCCACGGCTTATCGCGCCCGTCTCACCGGCAGTGTTCCTGTGTGGGAGGCGCTGGCGGTCCAGTATGCGGATTACACGTTGTGGCAGCGTGAGCTTCTGGCGGAGGTGGGTGGGCAGCAGGCGGACTTCTGGGTGGGGGCGCTGGAGGGTCTTCCGCAGGAGCTGGCGCTGCCCACCGACCGGCCGCGTCCGTCCCGGCCCACGCATTCCGGTGGTCTCGTTCATTTCCGGCTGTCTGCCGACTTGCATGGGCGTCTTGAGTCGTTGGCGCGTGAGCAGGGTGCGACGTTGTTCATGGTGCTTCAGGCGGGGTTGGCGGCGCTGCTGACGAGGTTGGGGGCCGGTACGGACATCCCGTTGGGTACCGCGACGGCGGGACGGACCGATCAGGCGTTGGACGATATCGTCGGGTTCTTCGTCAATACGCTGGTGTTGCGGACGGACACCTCGGGGAATCCGTCGTTCGGCGAGTTGCTCGCCCGGACACGGGAAGGGGATCTGGCGGCGTTCGCCCACCAGGATCTGCCCTTCGAGCAGCTGGTGGAGAGGCTGAACCCG is part of the Streptomyces platensis genome and harbors:
- a CDS encoding thioesterase II family protein, translated to MPGPQDTTVIPIKPPDRHTVRTLLCLGFCGGGTGPYHSWSDSLPAEVALSAICYPGREGRFLEPYAADWEELAADATTAVLSAADGPYVLFGHSMGGWMAFDVAARIEAAAGPAPEALVVSSCNAPDRGLTPRDMFPARQDTDAELLDWMRTNGLMPEHVLADPGLQEMAVELMRADIRVRDTFRCRPGTTVGVPVQMLSATDDDVIEPDAGNQWRRVARGAYRHDVLPGGHFYTPEIWRQLPAHIAPLTTPASHAAV
- a CDS encoding non-ribosomal peptide synthetase; amino-acid sequence: MTQAQSPAVAEQADATAPSGDGPGRAGRGRGPRSVREEVLCRLFAQVLGVPTVGVADNFFALGGHSLRAAQLLSRIRSVLGVELGVRELFGSPTVAGLADLLADGAAARPAVTARARPAVVPLSFAQQRLWFLDRLEQSPTYNAPFAFRVRGPVDVDALQYAVNDVVGRHEALRTVFPVRDDEPFQDILAPEHATVKVAVVPCAAEELSSLFHDAAFAPFDLAVELPLRVSLFTAAPDEHLLLLTLHHIASDGWSEAPLLRDLSTAYRARLTGSVPVWEALAVQYADYTLWQRELLAEVGGQQADFWVGALEGLPQELALPTDRPRPSRPTHSGGLVHFRLPADLHGRLESLAREQGATLFMVLQAGLAALLTRLGAGTDIALGTATAGRTDQALDDIVGFFVNTLVLRTDTSGDPSFGELLARTREGDLAAFAHQDLPFEQLVERLNPDRSTARHPLFQTMLVLQNNAEGTLDLPGTTLTPQPLDTAPSKFDLGWSFTEERDADERPLGMSGILQFATDLFDRTTADTMAGLLVRALDAAADAPDTAIGSLAIFASRAEERAFLDRTDEHRLPARQASGPGGAAGAGPASGDGPGRAGRGERGPRSAREEVLCQLFAQVLGVPTVGVADNFFALGGHSLLATRLLSRIRSVLGVELGVREFFGSPTAAGLADLLADGAVARPAVTARARPAVVPLSFAQQRLWFLDRLEQSPTYNAPFAFRVRGPVDVDALQYAVNDVVGRHEALRTVFPAHEGEPHQQVLAPDEAAVEVTVVPCPADEISARFHAAAFTPFDLAGELPLRVTLFTVGPEEHLLLLTLHHIASDGWSEAPLLRDLSTAYRARLTGSVPVWEALAVQYADYTLWQRELLAEVGGQQADFWVGALEGLPQELALPTDRPRPSRPTHSGGLVHFRLSADLHGRLESLAREQGATLFMVLQAGLAALLTRLGAGTDIPLGTATAGRTDQALDDIVGFFVNTLVLRTDTSGNPSFGELLARTREGDLAAFAHQDLPFEQLVERLNPDRSTARHPLFQTMLVLQNNAEGTLDLPGTTLTPQPLDTAPTKFDLDFTFTERHGADGSPGGVDGLLHYSADLFERATAEALTQRLLSLLTTAGAAPDTPIGAMELLSPQERVRILSGWNDTALPLPDDRLVHEIFEEHVRNSPDATAVVDADGTLTFRELNAHANRLAWLLISQGIRPEQRVATLLPRAGEHIVALLAALKAGCCYVPMDPEDPEDRTALMLADAAPSFLLTDRENLARLRPGADPSLQVLVLDDPAVRQSLSRYAPVDPHPADRPVPLRPDHLAYVIYTSGSTGRPKGVAVEHRNLSNLFHAHFAVFAPQVAAAGDHRFRALVTGPLTFDSSWEPVLWLLGGHELHLVHDEVRRDPEAMVEYIGAAGIDYMEISPTYCRQLMTAGMLSAGQPSQPRIVELGGEAVDQALWSELRAISGTEGFNTYGPTECTVYVSHGAAAEHERPLIGRPISNNRMYVLDAGLRPLPAGVVGELYLAGAGTARGYLGRPGLTAQRFVACPFGEPGERMYRTGDLARWSADGVLEYMGRTDDQVKVRGFRIEPGEVESVLAGHDAVRQVTVIVREDRPGERKLVAYVVPTEQGRADARELRRLATASLPRHMVPSSFVFLDTLPLTSRGKLDRRMLPAPGDGTVEHRRGPRTVREELLCGLFTEVLGVPEVGIDDDFFALGGHSMLATRLIARARSVLGAELSIRTLFDAPTVAGLAERLSQDTPDDSLAVLLPLRSVRRAATPSRTRGATPPEPLFCVHPAAGTSWVYSGLLRHLAPDQPVYGLQAHGLTEPDAAPESMTEMVEAYLAQIRSVQPDGPFSLLGWSFGGVVAHEMAVRLQEAGEKVNSLVLMDSYPSRATVDGHDTGRTEKSGSGTDRGDAPEAEELRQALFDSLGHQADATVGPLALLGEQGLAAMVRVFARNSRLQSGFVPRSFRGDVLFFEATEGWVPGMQRPQAWRPHVTGRLAITPVRGAHGELTRPEQLAQIGPVLADWCAKYRK
- a CDS encoding MbtH family protein, coding for MTHTHPFEDVDGTYLVLVNQHNQHSLWPSHLAPPQGWTVTRGADGYQACLDHIEEHWRDLSPQPATGN